A window from Thermomonas aquatica encodes these proteins:
- a CDS encoding hotdog fold thioesterase, whose translation MQSLGIVFSELGDGYLRATMPVDARTHQPYGLLHGGASVALAETLGSSAGMLMAGGNAVVGLEINANHLRAVRSGIVTGTARPIHLGRSTQVWEIRIEDEAAKPVCISRITLSVLPQPPASGRA comes from the coding sequence ATGCAGTCGCTGGGGATCGTGTTCAGCGAACTCGGCGACGGCTACCTGCGCGCCACCATGCCGGTGGACGCGCGCACCCACCAGCCCTACGGCCTGCTGCACGGCGGCGCCTCGGTGGCGCTGGCCGAGACCCTGGGCAGCAGCGCCGGCATGCTGATGGCCGGCGGCAACGCGGTGGTCGGGCTGGAGATCAATGCCAACCACCTGCGCGCGGTGCGCAGCGGCATCGTCACCGGCACCGCGCGGCCGATCCATCTCGGCCGCAGCACCCAGGTCTGGGAAATCCGCATCGAGGACGAGGCCGCCAAGCCGGTCTGCATCAGCCGCATCACCCTCTCGGTGCTGCCGCAGCCGCCCGCCTCGGGCCGCGCCTGA
- a CDS encoding serine hydrolase domain-containing protein: MALTRRSVLLGIAATGAIGFGRGAFAAATADGLPETLQRILGDAIAQGAAPGMQAAAWRDGAPLWSQAAGSANLETRTPATVDSLFRIGSLTKQFAAVLAALLAEQGVLALDAPASRYLPFLRAQPAFSVRELIHHTAGLHADDEGGPLPGAFSQRRLAEAIAAQPVLFDFPPGSAWQYSNANYHVLGAILEEASGQPLAELAQARLFAPLGLRTLAFDRSAQIVSGRVSGYGFGDGEPPTLQNAPGLDIEQAGAAGAMRGTADDLCRWHAALLGGRVLKPASLRAVLAPARLRDGRLASAHRARAEDAPMGATEYGFGLLLDRATRDGSLIVQHNGFIAGFSGYLATHVPSRLTVACLCNADPNPNLPFRALRRAVFAAVLAPPR, from the coding sequence GTGGCCTTGACCCGTCGATCGGTATTGCTGGGCATCGCGGCGACGGGCGCCATCGGGTTCGGGCGCGGCGCGTTCGCCGCGGCCACCGCGGACGGCTTGCCGGAGACGCTGCAGCGCATCCTCGGGGATGCCATCGCGCAGGGCGCAGCGCCCGGGATGCAGGCGGCGGCATGGCGCGACGGCGCGCCGCTATGGTCGCAGGCGGCGGGCAGCGCCAACCTGGAAACGCGGACGCCGGCCACCGTCGACAGCCTGTTCCGCATCGGCTCGTTGACCAAGCAGTTCGCCGCCGTGCTGGCCGCGCTGCTGGCCGAGCAGGGCGTGCTGGCGCTGGATGCGCCGGCCTCGCGCTACCTGCCATTCCTGCGCGCGCAGCCGGCCTTCAGCGTGCGCGAGCTGATCCACCACACCGCCGGCCTGCATGCCGACGACGAGGGCGGCCCGCTGCCCGGCGCGTTCAGCCAGCGCCGGCTGGCCGAGGCGATCGCCGCGCAACCCGTCCTGTTCGATTTCCCGCCAGGCAGCGCGTGGCAGTACAGCAACGCCAACTACCACGTGCTGGGCGCGATCCTGGAGGAAGCGTCCGGGCAACCGCTGGCCGAATTGGCGCAGGCACGGCTGTTCGCGCCGCTCGGGCTGCGCACGCTGGCCTTCGACCGCAGCGCGCAGATCGTGTCCGGCCGCGTGTCCGGCTATGGCTTCGGCGATGGCGAGCCACCGACGCTGCAGAACGCGCCCGGCCTCGATATCGAACAGGCCGGCGCCGCGGGCGCGATGCGCGGCACCGCCGACGACCTCTGCCGCTGGCACGCGGCCTTGCTCGGCGGGCGCGTGCTGAAACCCGCCAGCCTGCGCGCGGTGTTGGCACCGGCGCGGCTGCGCGACGGCCGGCTTGCCAGCGCGCACCGCGCGCGCGCCGAGGATGCGCCGATGGGCGCGACCGAATACGGCTTCGGCCTGCTGCTGGACCGCGCCACCCGCGACGGCAGCCTGATCGTGCAGCACAACGGTTTCATCGCGGGCTTCTCCGGCTACCTCGCTACCCACGTGCCGAGCCGGCTGACCGTGGCCTGCCTGTGCAATGCCGATCCCAACCCGAACCTGCCGTTCCGCGCATTGCGGCGCGCGGTGTTCGCGGCGGTGCTGGCGCCGCCGCGCTGA
- a CDS encoding YheT family hydrolase codes for MQRSEFTPPRWLRSPHVQSVLSSSPLRALRARRRLHRLGATHDAVVLDVGNGVRLQGVHSVSPGADPRGLVVLLHGWEGSVDSNYMRLTAARLLDAGFAVFRLNFRDHGDSHHLNEGIFHSNRIDEIVDAVRAIAARWPTRPLFAAGYSLGGNFALRLALRARSHGLPLQRVLAVCPLLDPARTMDAMETGLPIYLRYFERKWRHSLARKRALFPQAHGFADDVLQLRMRALTEWMVLRHTDFATLDDYFEGYSVAGERLRALPIPADILMAADDPVIPVGEFARIVDFPNVQVELAAHGGHCGFIEGAMLDGYAERWVAQRLVAAS; via the coding sequence CTGCAACGCAGCGAGTTCACCCCGCCGCGCTGGCTGCGCAGCCCGCATGTGCAATCGGTGCTGTCCTCCAGCCCGTTGCGCGCGCTCCGCGCGCGCCGGCGCCTGCATCGGCTGGGTGCAACGCATGACGCGGTGGTGCTCGATGTCGGCAATGGCGTGCGCCTGCAGGGCGTGCACAGCGTCAGCCCCGGGGCCGACCCGCGGGGGCTGGTGGTACTGCTGCACGGTTGGGAAGGCAGCGTCGATTCCAACTACATGCGGCTGACCGCGGCGCGCCTGCTGGATGCCGGCTTCGCGGTGTTCCGGCTGAATTTCCGCGACCACGGCGACAGCCACCACCTCAACGAAGGCATCTTCCACTCCAACCGGATCGACGAGATCGTCGATGCGGTGCGCGCGATCGCCGCGCGCTGGCCGACCCGGCCGCTGTTCGCCGCCGGCTATTCGCTGGGCGGCAACTTCGCCCTGCGCCTGGCGCTGCGTGCGCGCAGCCACGGCCTGCCGCTGCAACGCGTGCTCGCGGTCTGCCCCTTGCTGGATCCGGCGCGCACCATGGATGCGATGGAAACCGGCCTGCCGATCTACCTGCGCTACTTCGAGCGCAAGTGGCGGCATTCGCTGGCGCGCAAGCGCGCGCTGTTCCCGCAGGCGCACGGCTTCGCCGACGACGTGCTGCAGCTGCGCATGCGCGCGCTGACCGAGTGGATGGTGCTGCGGCATACCGACTTCGCCACCCTCGACGACTACTTCGAGGGCTATTCGGTGGCCGGCGAACGCCTGCGCGCATTGCCGATCCCCGCCGACATCCTGATGGCGGCCGACGATCCGGTGATCCCGGTGGGCGAGTTCGCGCGCATCGTCGATTTCCCCAACGTGCAGGTGGAGCTCGCCGCGCATGGCGGCCATTGCGGTTTCATCGAAGGCGCGATGCTGGATGGCTATGCCGAACGCTGGGTGGCGCAGCGGCTCGTCGCCGCGTCGTAG
- a CDS encoding YbhB/YbcL family Raf kinase inhibitor-like protein, translating to MKIRSDSFEHRGRIPAEFAMGAPGGFGGNRNPHLAWDEAPAGTRSFALLCIDTDAPTDGALVADADTPIPVAHPRGDFVHWAVADIPADVRSIEAGSCSDGISKGGKGPGHDAGGRRGLNDYTGWFAGNAEMSGRYFGYDGPYPPPHDLREHRYFFRLFALDVPALDVAGAFTAGDVLRAMHGHVLAEASTYGTYSLNG from the coding sequence ATGAAGATCCGCAGCGACAGTTTCGAGCACCGCGGCCGGATCCCGGCCGAATTCGCGATGGGCGCGCCCGGCGGCTTCGGCGGCAACCGCAATCCGCACCTGGCCTGGGACGAGGCGCCGGCCGGCACGCGTTCGTTCGCGCTGCTGTGCATCGACACCGACGCGCCCACCGATGGCGCGCTGGTCGCGGACGCGGACACCCCGATCCCGGTCGCGCACCCGCGCGGGGATTTCGTGCATTGGGCGGTCGCCGACATTCCCGCCGACGTGCGCTCGATCGAAGCCGGTAGTTGCAGCGATGGCATCAGCAAGGGCGGCAAGGGCCCGGGGCACGATGCCGGCGGCCGTCGCGGACTGAACGACTACACCGGCTGGTTCGCCGGGAACGCGGAGATGAGCGGCCGGTACTTCGGCTACGACGGCCCGTACCCGCCGCCGCACGACCTGCGCGAGCACCGCTACTTCTTCCGCCTGTTCGCCCTCGACGTGCCGGCGCTCGACGTCGCCGGCGCGTTCACCGCCGGCGACGTGTTGCGTGCGATGCACGGCCACGTGCTGGCCGAAGCCAGCACCTACGGCACCTACAGCCTCAACGGTTGA
- a CDS encoding YkvA family protein codes for MSITLNFELNDRDLAHFTAAMDRSKKAAEGKTADEIIAASVALLDDAQKVHIPDFIKDRLLRLDDMIAMVRDASWALPDADKQRVLGALTYFCDPNDVIPDHVEVLGFLDDAVMIELSVRELKHELDAYDDFCDFRAHEAGRRGIDPATLGRTDWLDGRREELLDRMHQRRERDFGSGYGSSSGYAHSRGSYVRGWRPGVFKFG; via the coding sequence ATGTCGATCACCCTGAACTTCGAGCTCAACGACCGCGACCTCGCCCACTTCACCGCGGCGATGGACCGCTCCAAGAAGGCGGCCGAGGGCAAGACGGCGGACGAGATCATCGCCGCATCGGTGGCGCTGCTCGACGACGCGCAGAAGGTGCACATCCCGGACTTCATCAAGGATCGCCTGCTGCGCCTGGACGACATGATCGCGATGGTGCGCGACGCCTCCTGGGCGCTGCCCGATGCCGACAAGCAGCGGGTGCTGGGCGCGCTGACCTACTTCTGCGACCCGAACGACGTGATCCCGGACCATGTCGAGGTGCTGGGCTTCCTCGACGACGCGGTGATGATCGAGCTGTCGGTGCGCGAGCTCAAGCACGAGCTGGACGCCTACGACGACTTCTGCGATTTCCGCGCGCACGAAGCCGGCCGCCGCGGCATCGACCCGGCCACCCTGGGCCGCACCGACTGGCTGGACGGCCGCCGCGAGGAACTGCTCGACCGCATGCACCAGCGCCGCGAGCGCGACTTCGGCAGCGGCTACGGCAGCAGCAGCGGTTATGCGCACAGCCGCGGTTCCTACGTCCGCGGCTGGCGCCCGGGCGTGTTCAAGTTCGGCTGA
- a CDS encoding lysophospholipid acyltransferase family protein: MSATSPAVGSPLRILRMLCRLPILAWHVLVHLPITLLLIAIDTIGGKKVGHAAIRWWAGGLLWVFGMRVRRVGAPLPGGTMFVANHLSWVDIIALHSQHMMGFIAKAEIRGWPLIGWLATAGESIFLQRGNPNSLTDVMTEMSARLRDGHAVAAFPEGGTRDGRELGAFHARIFTAAVDADAPVQPVALCFGAHCEAQSIVAFAPGESFMGNFVRLLGEPVRPVTVCFLEPILHAEHEGRRRIATLARARIEQAMAAA; this comes from the coding sequence ATGAGCGCGACGTCCCCCGCCGTCGGATCCCCGCTGCGCATCCTGCGCATGCTCTGCCGCCTGCCCATCCTCGCCTGGCATGTGCTGGTGCACCTGCCGATCACCCTGCTGCTGATCGCGATCGACACCATCGGCGGGAAGAAAGTGGGCCATGCCGCGATCCGCTGGTGGGCCGGCGGCCTGCTGTGGGTGTTCGGCATGCGCGTGCGCCGCGTCGGCGCGCCGCTGCCCGGCGGCACCATGTTCGTCGCCAACCACCTGAGCTGGGTCGACATCATCGCCCTGCACTCGCAGCACATGATGGGTTTCATCGCCAAGGCGGAGATCCGCGGCTGGCCGTTGATCGGCTGGCTGGCGACGGCCGGCGAAAGCATCTTCCTGCAGCGCGGCAATCCGAATTCGCTGACCGACGTGATGACCGAGATGTCCGCGCGCCTGCGCGACGGCCACGCGGTGGCGGCCTTCCCCGAAGGCGGCACCCGCGATGGCCGCGAACTCGGCGCGTTCCATGCGCGCATCTTCACCGCCGCGGTCGATGCCGATGCGCCGGTGCAGCCGGTGGCGCTGTGCTTCGGCGCGCATTGCGAGGCGCAGAGCATCGTCGCCTTCGCCCCGGGCGAGAGCTTCATGGGCAATTTCGTGCGCCTGCTCGGCGAACCGGTGCGGCCGGTGACGGTCTGCTTCCTGGAGCCGATCCTGCATGCCGAGCACGAAGGCCGGCGCCGGATCGCCACCCTGGCGCGCGCGCGCATCGAGCAGGCGATGGCCGCCGCGTGA